One part of the Sphingobium yanoikuyae genome encodes these proteins:
- a CDS encoding glutathione S-transferase family protein, with the protein MIIYGARPSPFVRKVIVFAAEKGIAVEVRPAGFGKGGEAFERASPFGKIPALVDGDFAISDSTAIITYMDALHPEPNLIPTEPKARARTIWYEEFADTIAQPVGVDIFFNRVVGKLLDMPHDPARADRAEAEKMPGIYDYLEAVLPDSGWLVEDRFTLADIAVACPLINVCYCSSGLKDGRWPKVKAWLDGLRARPSFAGAMALEARMLGKAA; encoded by the coding sequence ATGATCATCTATGGCGCGCGGCCGTCGCCCTTTGTGCGCAAGGTCATTGTCTTTGCAGCGGAAAAGGGGATCGCGGTCGAGGTGCGGCCGGCCGGGTTCGGCAAGGGCGGCGAGGCGTTCGAGCGGGCGTCCCCCTTTGGCAAGATCCCGGCCCTGGTCGATGGCGATTTCGCGATCAGCGATTCGACCGCGATCATAACCTATATGGATGCGCTGCATCCCGAGCCGAACCTGATCCCGACCGAACCCAAGGCGCGGGCGCGGACGATATGGTATGAGGAATTTGCCGACACCATCGCCCAGCCGGTGGGCGTCGACATCTTTTTCAACCGGGTAGTCGGCAAGCTGCTCGACATGCCGCATGACCCGGCCCGTGCCGACCGGGCGGAGGCGGAGAAGATGCCGGGCATCTATGACTATCTGGAGGCGGTCCTGCCCGACAGCGGCTGGCTGGTGGAGGATCGCTTCACCCTGGCCGACATTGCCGTGGCCTGTCCGCTGATCAATGTCTGCTATTGCAGCAGCGGGTTGAAGGATGGCCGCTGGCCCAAAGTGAAGGCCTGGCTCGACGGGCTGCGGGCGCGGCCGAGCTTTGCCGGGGCGATGGCGCTGGAGGCGCGGATGCTGGGCAAGGCGGCATAA
- a CDS encoding FAD-dependent oxidoreductase, producing MDRRAFLATMAGAAGAAGLVSCHQASGKPAALIHPRRTALAGEAWADADVVVYGATPAGVIAAVSAANLGASAVLIGGWREIQPGGMLAGGLSWTDIRDIDAVGGYARTTMATLAASGGMPGNRYAFDPAVAAPYFRDLLDAAGVPVLWSDGVETVDRTDRAIREIITRSGVRAHGRIFIDASYEGDLMARAGISTRVGREAADRANPYNGYRGSRYELLTRTDPPQKDNILPIDPFADQPSGRLIAGVDAAPNRPVGAADDGVQAYCFRLTMTDRPELRLDLPATAPDGYREADYELLFRDFDRRRRAGQLYGRDWHFARDLVKADEVAPGIYDINNRGTMSLDAVGLNRAYPAADYDARERIWKAHENYIRGWFHAMAHGRDPRIPAGLQRDVRNWGLVRGRHTDCHPADTPGWSPQLYVREARRLDNGLAWSGRDVSDIDGVPPRLPSIVAMASYWQDSHAASRIAVRDERGQWGIVNEGHFMLPAGGKYQRSPLPFELMVPHRDQCTNLMVPFCVAATHQAFSTIRMEPTSMALGEAAGTAAALAVIDRDRVDIQDVDTYRLQQMIVANGGVIQGVTNWELLQRKLKHRLDRLRG from the coding sequence ATGGACAGACGCGCGTTTCTGGCAACGATGGCGGGCGCAGCGGGTGCAGCCGGCCTGGTCAGCTGCCATCAGGCCAGCGGCAAGCCGGCCGCCCTCATCCATCCGCGCCGCACCGCGCTCGCCGGGGAGGCCTGGGCCGATGCCGATGTCGTCGTCTATGGCGCCACCCCCGCCGGCGTCATCGCCGCGGTCAGCGCCGCCAATCTGGGCGCTTCGGCGGTGCTGATCGGCGGCTGGCGCGAAATCCAGCCCGGCGGCATGCTGGCCGGCGGGCTCAGCTGGACCGACATACGCGATATCGATGCAGTCGGCGGCTATGCCCGCACCACCATGGCCACGCTGGCGGCGTCCGGCGGCATGCCGGGCAATCGCTACGCCTTCGACCCGGCCGTTGCCGCCCCCTATTTCCGCGACCTGCTCGATGCCGCCGGGGTGCCGGTCCTCTGGTCGGACGGGGTCGAGACCGTCGACCGGACCGATCGCGCCATCCGCGAGATCATCACCCGCTCGGGCGTGCGCGCCCATGGCCGCATCTTCATCGACGCCTCCTATGAAGGCGACCTGATGGCCCGCGCCGGCATCAGCACCAGGGTCGGGCGCGAAGCCGCCGACCGGGCCAATCCCTATAATGGCTATCGCGGGTCACGCTATGAGCTGCTGACCCGCACCGATCCGCCGCAAAAGGACAATATCCTGCCGATCGACCCTTTCGCCGACCAGCCGTCGGGCCGCCTGATCGCCGGGGTCGATGCCGCGCCGAACCGGCCGGTCGGCGCCGCCGACGATGGCGTGCAGGCCTATTGCTTCCGCCTGACCATGACCGATCGGCCCGAACTGCGGCTCGACCTGCCCGCCACCGCGCCCGATGGCTATCGCGAGGCCGACTATGAACTGCTGTTCCGCGATTTCGATCGGCGCCGGCGCGCTGGCCAGCTCTATGGCCGGGACTGGCATTTCGCCCGCGATCTGGTGAAGGCGGACGAGGTCGCGCCGGGCATCTACGACATCAACAATCGCGGCACCATGTCGCTCGACGCGGTCGGCCTCAACCGCGCCTATCCGGCGGCCGACTATGATGCGCGCGAACGCATATGGAAGGCGCATGAAAATTATATTCGCGGCTGGTTCCACGCCATGGCCCATGGCCGCGATCCCCGCATTCCCGCCGGGCTGCAACGCGATGTGCGCAACTGGGGCCTGGTGCGCGGCCGCCACACCGATTGCCATCCCGCCGACACGCCCGGCTGGTCGCCCCAGCTCTATGTGCGCGAGGCGCGGCGGCTGGACAATGGCCTTGCCTGGTCGGGCCGGGACGTGTCGGATATTGATGGCGTGCCCCCGCGCCTCCCCTCGATCGTCGCCATGGCCTCCTACTGGCAGGACAGCCACGCCGCCAGCCGCATCGCGGTCCGGGACGAACGGGGGCAATGGGGCATCGTCAACGAAGGCCATTTCATGCTGCCCGCCGGCGGCAAATATCAGCGCTCGCCGCTGCCCTTCGAACTGATGGTGCCGCATCGCGACCAGTGCACCAACCTCATGGTGCCCTTCTGCGTCGCGGCGACCCACCAGGCCTTCTCCACCATCCGCATGGAGCCGACCTCGATGGCACTGGGCGAAGCGGCCGGCACCGCCGCCGCCCTGGCCGTGATCGACCGCGACCGGGTCGATATCCAGGATGTCGACACCTATCGGCTGCAACAGATGATCGTCGCCAATGGCGGCGTGATCCAGGGCGTGACCAACTGGGAATTGCTGCAGAGGAAGCTGAAGCACCGCCTCGACCGCCTGCGCGGCTGA
- a CDS encoding tetratricopeptide repeat protein, producing MRFAFLLPVIASVLAAPATAQSPDQARSYEGLRPSWDNLYNVDSGVYGDFRSPQYGQVRHLMQQGHYAQADKALDRIMSGSNDLEARFLKGVTALALNNPEGARRYFERALPHGRSGHPGAMSGLALAEIRLGNPDAARDLLQKLEYQKGKCAANCDRAQAIDQAIGVVTKALG from the coding sequence ATGCGTTTCGCGTTTCTTCTACCGGTAATCGCTTCCGTACTCGCCGCCCCGGCGACAGCCCAGTCGCCCGATCAGGCCCGCTCTTACGAAGGGCTCCGTCCCAGCTGGGACAATCTCTACAACGTCGATTCGGGCGTCTATGGGGATTTTCGATCGCCGCAATATGGCCAGGTCCGCCATTTGATGCAGCAAGGCCATTATGCCCAGGCCGACAAGGCGCTGGACAGGATCATGAGCGGATCGAACGATCTTGAGGCGCGCTTCCTGAAAGGGGTGACGGCGCTGGCGCTCAACAATCCCGAAGGCGCACGGCGCTATTTCGAACGGGCATTGCCCCATGGGCGCAGCGGCCATCCCGGCGCCATGTCGGGCCTGGCGCTGGCCGAAATCCGCCTCGGCAATCCCGATGCAGCGCGCGACCTGCTCCAGAAGCTGGAATATCAGAAGGGGAAATGCGCCGCCAACTGCGATCGGGCGCAGGCCATCGATCAGGCCATTGGTGTCGTGACCAAGGCGCTAGGCTGA
- a CDS encoding calcium-binding protein produces MANRYGTKNNNILSGTTGRDRIVGRGGNDILYGRGGRDVLLGGSGGDRIHLGIASRYSDVFGSRIDGGEGTDLAYLYLSEMTQKLKILPNFERITADAGDGTAPRTLVTIHGIEVLIAYLGTGDDYVLLGPREAIIRAGDGRDRLIGGDMHDDFRGDGGDDVLFGRGGGDSLDGGAGTDLILGGAGADDIVGADGADRLYGGDDRDTLSGGNGDDRIHGDAGDDILYGGSDADIMFGDDGADILWGEWGDDRLYGGSGNDQLDGGEGRDIVDGGAGDDAVAGGAGNDRIYGGLGADRLLGGAGKDRFVWRDLAEGGDTVRDFEQGVDRLVVAGRAVGGLTSVDDSNFSSNANGVAIDANDRFLYAQDSRMLFFDPDGNGAAPAMLIAQIQFSVGIQLYASDIVIG; encoded by the coding sequence ATGGCCAATCGCTACGGAACCAAGAATAACAATATTCTGAGCGGCACCACCGGTCGCGACCGGATCGTCGGGCGCGGCGGCAATGACATTCTCTATGGCCGCGGCGGCCGGGACGTACTGCTCGGCGGATCGGGTGGAGACCGCATCCATCTCGGCATTGCCAGCCGCTATTCGGACGTGTTCGGCAGCCGGATCGACGGTGGCGAGGGCACCGACCTCGCTTATCTCTACCTCAGCGAAATGACGCAGAAGCTGAAGATCCTGCCCAATTTCGAACGCATCACCGCCGATGCGGGCGACGGCACAGCCCCCCGCACCCTGGTCACGATCCACGGCATCGAAGTGCTGATCGCCTATCTGGGCACGGGCGACGATTATGTCCTGCTCGGCCCTCGCGAGGCGATCATCCGGGCCGGCGATGGCAGGGACAGGCTGATCGGCGGCGACATGCACGACGATTTCAGGGGCGATGGCGGCGATGACGTGCTGTTCGGCCGGGGCGGCGGCGACAGCCTGGATGGCGGCGCGGGCACGGATCTCATCCTTGGCGGCGCCGGCGCGGACGACATTGTCGGCGCCGACGGTGCCGATCGCCTATATGGCGGCGATGATCGCGATACGCTCTCGGGTGGCAACGGCGATGATCGCATCCATGGCGATGCCGGCGATGACATACTCTATGGCGGGTCGGATGCGGACATAATGTTCGGCGATGATGGCGCCGATATCCTGTGGGGCGAATGGGGCGACGACCGGCTCTATGGCGGCAGCGGCAATGACCAACTCGATGGCGGTGAAGGCCGCGACATAGTGGACGGAGGCGCCGGGGACGATGCCGTCGCCGGCGGCGCGGGCAATGACAGGATCTATGGCGGCCTCGGCGCCGATCGCCTGCTCGGCGGCGCCGGCAAGGATCGCTTTGTCTGGCGCGACCTGGCCGAAGGCGGCGATACCGTCCGCGATTTCGAACAGGGCGTGGATCGGCTGGTCGTGGCCGGCCGCGCCGTTGGTGGCCTGACCAGCGTGGACGACAGCAATTTTTCCAGCAATGCCAACGGCGTGGCAATCGATGCCAATGATCGATTCCTCTATGCGCAGGACAGCAGGATGCTGTTCTTCGATCCCGATGGCAACGGCGCGGCCCCCGCCATGCTGATTGCCCAAATTCAGTTCAGCGTCGGCATCCAGCTTTACGCCAGCGACATCGTCATTGGATGA
- a CDS encoding M28 family metallopeptidase, producing the protein MRKLFSALPLVAMMGAAASAAPAENDLAARGATWWRHVQILAADDMQGRGTGTPGYDKAADYVIGQFQALGLKPAGVEGYKQPIAFVEQTVLSGESRASLVGARGETALAVPGDIIFSGSGGPVPGAIDAPMVFAGYGLHLPEVGHDDFAGLDLKGKIVVVVSGGPAEISGALKSHARSERGHWLAAQGAVGMISLVTPGQVEIPWDRRKALASAPAVYYEDVAMRDTQTPFLNAQFDPARSADLFAGSGQDFAAIAAAADASKPVASFPLTLRLKAAVAAKRVTLSSPNLVAVMPGSDPKLAKDYVVLSAHLDGYGVGTPIKGDAIYNGALDNASGVASLIEIAKALKAGKVKPKRSILFTIVTGEEKGLLGSRYFARRPTVPSKSIVADLNFDMALPIFKLTSVTPVGYDQSSLGQDAAAVSDAMGLPITPDPFPDRNVFIRSDQYAFIREGIPALFFKYGFKAGTPEATVEKAWRANIYHSPFDDANQPVMPAETAKLNDYVTAVTLRVANAETRPSWNSDSFFKRFVK; encoded by the coding sequence ATGCGCAAGCTGTTTTCCGCCCTGCCGCTGGTCGCGATGATGGGAGCGGCGGCCAGCGCCGCGCCGGCTGAGAATGATCTGGCGGCGCGCGGCGCGACATGGTGGCGCCATGTCCAGATATTGGCGGCGGACGACATGCAGGGGCGCGGCACCGGCACGCCGGGCTATGACAAGGCGGCCGACTATGTGATCGGCCAGTTTCAGGCATTGGGGCTGAAACCCGCCGGGGTCGAGGGCTACAAGCAGCCGATCGCCTTTGTCGAGCAGACGGTGCTGTCGGGCGAGAGCAGGGCGAGCCTGGTCGGCGCGCGTGGCGAGACGGCGCTGGCGGTGCCGGGCGACATCATCTTTTCCGGCAGCGGCGGCCCGGTGCCCGGCGCGATCGACGCGCCGATGGTGTTTGCCGGCTATGGCCTGCATCTGCCCGAAGTGGGCCATGACGATTTTGCCGGGCTGGACCTGAAAGGCAAGATCGTGGTGGTCGTTTCGGGCGGGCCGGCGGAGATCAGCGGCGCGCTCAAATCCCATGCCCGATCGGAACGGGGCCACTGGCTGGCGGCGCAGGGGGCGGTCGGCATGATCAGCCTGGTGACGCCGGGGCAGGTCGAGATTCCCTGGGACCGGCGCAAGGCGCTGGCGAGCGCGCCGGCGGTCTATTATGAGGATGTGGCGATGCGCGACACGCAGACGCCCTTCCTCAATGCCCAGTTCGATCCGGCTCGGTCGGCCGACCTGTTCGCCGGCAGCGGCCAGGATTTCGCGGCGATCGCGGCGGCGGCCGATGCGTCGAAGCCGGTTGCCAGCTTCCCGTTGACGCTGCGGCTCAAGGCCGCGGTCGCGGCCAAGCGGGTGACCTTGTCCTCGCCCAATCTGGTGGCGGTGATGCCGGGCAGCGACCCCAAGCTGGCCAAGGACTATGTCGTGCTGTCGGCGCATCTGGACGGCTATGGCGTCGGCACGCCGATCAAGGGCGACGCCATCTATAATGGGGCGCTGGACAATGCGTCGGGCGTCGCCAGCCTGATCGAGATCGCCAAGGCGTTGAAGGCTGGCAAGGTGAAGCCGAAACGATCCATCCTGTTCACCATCGTCACCGGCGAGGAAAAGGGCCTGCTGGGATCGCGCTATTTCGCGCGGCGGCCGACGGTGCCGAGCAAGAGCATCGTCGCCGACCTCAATTTCGACATGGCGCTGCCGATCTTCAAGCTGACCAGCGTGACCCCGGTCGGCTATGACCAGAGCAGCCTGGGCCAGGATGCGGCGGCGGTGAGCGACGCGATGGGCCTGCCGATCACGCCCGATCCCTTCCCCGACCGCAACGTCTTCATCCGGTCCGACCAATATGCCTTCATCCGCGAGGGGATACCGGCGCTGTTCTTCAAATATGGCTTCAAGGCCGGGACGCCGGAAGCGACGGTGGAGAAGGCGTGGCGCGCGAACATCTATCATTCGCCCTTCGACGACGCGAACCAGCCGGTGATGCCGGCCGAGACGGCGAAGCTGAACGATTATGTGACCGCGGTGACGCTGCGGGTCGCCAATGCGGAAACACGGCCGAGCTGGAACAGCGACAGCTTCTTCAAGCGGTTCGTGAAATAG
- a CDS encoding head GIN domain-containing protein, whose translation MEIMMPRLPLSHHLPRHLTLATLLAIGLATSACSRGNDHQSGGGNGESPAAASTPQDWAKLSQFSRIDVTGPDNVVVTIGPKFSVTADGDPKSVALLDIRVKADTLQIGRKSEGMWNKVDGGKGATIHVTLPAIRAIDVTGSGDFTLDKAEGGDLALSLTGSGDLDIGQVKLGSLKAEITGSGSITLAGTADQGELSITGTGDIDAAGLKLGRAEADIMGTGDMDFASDGPVAIKIMGTGDVKVKGKAQCTTNTMGPGEAHCGP comes from the coding sequence ATGGAGATAATGATGCCGCGCCTGCCCCTGTCCCATCACCTGCCCCGTCACCTGACCCTCGCCACCCTGCTCGCCATCGGCCTTGCCACCAGCGCCTGCTCGCGCGGCAACGATCATCAGTCCGGCGGTGGCAACGGCGAATCCCCGGCCGCCGCCAGCACCCCGCAGGACTGGGCAAAGCTCAGCCAGTTCAGCCGCATCGACGTGACCGGACCTGACAATGTCGTCGTCACCATTGGCCCCAAATTCTCGGTCACCGCCGATGGCGATCCCAAGTCGGTCGCCCTGCTCGACATCCGGGTGAAGGCCGACACGCTCCAGATCGGCCGCAAGTCCGAAGGCATGTGGAACAAGGTCGACGGCGGCAAGGGCGCGACGATCCATGTCACCCTGCCCGCGATCCGCGCGATCGACGTCACCGGCTCGGGCGACTTCACCCTCGACAAGGCGGAAGGCGGCGACCTGGCCCTCTCGCTCACCGGTTCGGGTGACCTCGACATCGGCCAGGTGAAGCTTGGCAGCCTCAAGGCGGAAATCACCGGATCGGGCAGCATCACCCTCGCCGGCACCGCCGATCAGGGCGAATTGTCGATCACCGGCACCGGCGACATCGACGCCGCCGGGCTGAAGCTCGGCCGCGCCGAAGCCGATATCATGGGCACCGGCGACATGGACTTTGCCTCCGACGGTCCGGTCGCTATCAAGATCATGGGCACTGGCGACGTCAAGGTGAAGGGCAAGGCGCAATGCACGACGAACACGATGGGACCGGGCGAGGCGCATTGCGGCCCCTGA
- a CDS encoding GIN domain-containing protein — MHDEHDGTGRGALRPLILATAAALAGASPAGAATRGYTITSFDQIRVDAPVTVIITTGTGVSARAEGDQRALDRLRVDVSGRLAIISMERPEPGEKGLGPATIRLSTGEVNRVVLTGGGAVAVSAMKGLNGEIVQGGNGDVSVASLQLDNLQVTLAGGGRTTLAGTAGVANLRISGPGAIVADHLVARQAAILNDGSGNVALTANGPVSIRSTGSGDVSVAGKPICTVENEGTGRIQCGTEGF; from the coding sequence ATGCACGACGAACACGATGGGACCGGGCGAGGCGCATTGCGGCCCCTGATTCTGGCAACGGCGGCGGCACTGGCCGGGGCTTCCCCCGCCGGCGCCGCCACCCGCGGCTATACCATCACCAGCTTCGACCAGATCCGCGTCGACGCCCCGGTCACGGTCATCATCACCACCGGCACCGGCGTCTCGGCACGGGCGGAGGGGGACCAGCGCGCGCTCGACCGGCTGCGCGTCGATGTCTCGGGCCGCCTCGCCATCATCTCGATGGAACGGCCCGAACCGGGCGAAAAGGGTCTCGGCCCCGCGACCATCCGCCTCTCCACCGGCGAAGTGAACCGCGTCGTCCTGACCGGCGGCGGCGCCGTCGCGGTCAGCGCGATGAAGGGCCTCAATGGCGAGATCGTCCAGGGCGGCAATGGCGATGTCAGCGTCGCCTCGCTCCAGCTCGACAATCTCCAGGTCACGCTCGCCGGCGGCGGCCGCACCACGCTCGCCGGCACCGCCGGCGTCGCCAATCTGCGCATCAGCGGCCCCGGCGCGATCGTCGCGGACCATCTGGTCGCGCGCCAGGCCGCGATCCTCAACGACGGCTCGGGCAATGTCGCCCTCACCGCCAACGGCCCGGTCAGCATCCGCTCGACCGGATCAGGCGATGTCAGCGTCGCCGGCAAGCCGATCTGCACCGTCGAAAATGAAGGCACCGGCCGCATCCAGTGCGGCACCGAGGGCTTCTGA
- a CDS encoding ammonium transporter — MRPALALPVLAALLLAQPATAQVAAPDSGDTGWMIACALLLLLAALPGLMLRHAGLANVRHGLAAMAQTLVAAATILLGWGLAGYSLAYAPGSEWLGGGSNLLLANLAPLRDGLTVPESAFVLFQMGFAVLAGAIAVGAIAGRARLGWVAAFAPLWLLLVFAPIVHWMWGGGWLAQLGAMDFAGGLVVHVLAGFSALALALVAGRPRDAQGGGHAHILAIAGGALFWVGYAGAVGGWALGATDDAATAILNLFFAACAASLGWALVDRLLGAHASATGLLSGAIAGLAAISASAALVGTGGAMLIGLAAAIIARIGAGFASAWIDDPAHIFAVHGLGGATGALLLPLFVLPLLGGVGFDAGITATASLLAQAIGLVVIALWALVGTAIAALIVSILVPLRATPQAEADGPDAVEHGQQGWDFR; from the coding sequence ATGCGCCCAGCCCTTGCCCTGCCCGTCCTTGCCGCCCTGTTGCTGGCCCAGCCGGCCACGGCCCAGGTGGCGGCACCCGACAGCGGCGACACCGGCTGGATGATCGCCTGCGCCCTGTTGCTGCTGCTCGCCGCGCTGCCGGGCCTGATGCTGCGTCATGCGGGGCTCGCCAATGTCCGCCACGGGCTTGCCGCCATGGCCCAGACGCTGGTCGCCGCCGCGACGATCCTGCTCGGCTGGGGCCTTGCCGGCTACAGCCTTGCCTATGCGCCGGGCAGCGAATGGCTGGGCGGCGGCAGCAATCTGCTGCTCGCCAATCTCGCCCCGCTGCGCGACGGCCTCACCGTGCCCGAATCCGCCTTCGTCCTGTTCCAGATGGGCTTTGCCGTGCTGGCCGGCGCCATCGCCGTCGGCGCGATCGCCGGCCGCGCCCGCCTGGGCTGGGTCGCCGCCTTCGCGCCGCTCTGGCTGCTGCTGGTCTTCGCCCCGATCGTCCACTGGATGTGGGGCGGCGGCTGGCTGGCGCAGCTTGGCGCGATGGACTTTGCCGGCGGCCTGGTCGTCCATGTCCTCGCCGGCTTCTCCGCCCTTGCTCTGGCCCTCGTCGCCGGGCGCCCCCGCGATGCCCAGGGTGGCGGCCATGCCCATATCCTCGCCATCGCCGGCGGTGCGCTCTTCTGGGTCGGCTATGCCGGTGCGGTCGGCGGCTGGGCGCTGGGCGCCACCGACGATGCCGCCACCGCCATCCTCAACCTCTTCTTCGCCGCCTGCGCCGCCAGCCTCGGCTGGGCACTGGTCGACCGGCTGCTCGGCGCCCATGCCAGCGCCACCGGCCTGCTGTCCGGCGCCATTGCCGGCCTCGCCGCCATTTCCGCATCGGCCGCCCTGGTCGGCACCGGCGGGGCGATGCTGATCGGCCTCGCCGCCGCGATCATCGCCCGCATCGGCGCCGGTTTCGCCAGCGCCTGGATCGACGATCCCGCCCATATCTTCGCCGTCCATGGCCTGGGCGGCGCGACGGGCGCGCTGCTGCTGCCTTTGTTCGTGCTGCCGCTGCTCGGCGGGGTCGGGTTCGACGCCGGCATCACCGCCACCGCCAGCCTGCTCGCCCAGGCGATCGGCCTGGTCGTGATTGCGCTGTGGGCGCTGGTCGGCACCGCCATCGCCGCGCTGATCGTCTCGATCCTGGTCCCGCTGCGCGCCACGCCCCAAGCCGAAGCCGATGGCCCGGATGCTGTCGAGCATGGCCAGCAGGGCTGGGACTTCCGCTGA
- a CDS encoding glycosyltransferase family 2 protein: MAVAVAIFAHQEERRIAGCLGSLPLDRPDTIFHVLVNGTTDRTVARARAAAAGRAHVIVHDIAAGGKSRTWNHFVHHLLTDTEDAVIFLDGDAQIAPGSIDALVADLAAHPQANAAAGMPVNGREVETYRRNLRIERGIFGDLYALSGRFVAAIRASGLRLPDDLVGDDGLVASWAHTDLASDADWQLERVLACEGAGFACEPVGLTRPLTWRMHYKRLINYSVRYYQNRIVSDIMSRVGPAGLPRELVSLYPDWLPRWRPRPGPIGWFDRKGLARMKARVAATKKA; the protein is encoded by the coding sequence ATGGCCGTCGCCGTCGCCATCTTCGCCCATCAGGAGGAACGCCGGATCGCCGGCTGCCTCGGCTCGCTGCCGCTCGACCGCCCGGACACCATCTTCCATGTGCTGGTGAACGGCACCACCGACCGCACCGTGGCGCGTGCCCGCGCCGCCGCCGCCGGCCGCGCCCATGTGATCGTCCATGACATCGCCGCCGGCGGCAAGTCGCGCACCTGGAACCATTTCGTCCACCACCTGCTCACCGACACGGAGGACGCCGTCATCTTCCTCGACGGCGATGCCCAGATCGCGCCCGGATCGATCGACGCGCTGGTGGCCGACCTTGCCGCCCACCCGCAGGCCAACGCCGCCGCCGGCATGCCGGTCAATGGTCGCGAAGTGGAAACCTATCGCCGCAACCTGCGGATCGAGCGCGGCATCTTCGGCGATCTCTATGCCCTGTCCGGCCGCTTCGTCGCCGCCATCCGGGCGAGTGGCCTGCGCCTGCCCGACGATCTGGTCGGCGACGACGGGCTGGTTGCCTCCTGGGCGCATACCGATCTGGCAAGCGATGCCGACTGGCAATTGGAGCGGGTGCTGGCCTGCGAGGGCGCGGGCTTCGCCTGCGAACCGGTCGGCCTCACCCGGCCGCTGACCTGGCGGATGCATTACAAGCGGCTGATCAACTATTCGGTCCGCTATTATCAAAACCGCATCGTCTCCGACATCATGAGCCGGGTCGGTCCCGCCGGCCTGCCGCGCGAACTGGTCAGCCTCTATCCCGACTGGCTGCCGCGCTGGCGCCCCCGTCCCGGCCCGATCGGCTGGTTCGACCGCAAGGGCCTCGCCCGGATGAAGGCACGGGTCGCCGCCACAAAAAAAGCGTGA
- a CDS encoding MFS transporter, producing MTSQAIAFTSSSLEDDARKINARDHSIAPGDISIGVIIGRTSEFFDFFVYAIASVIVFPNLVFPYVDALTGTLYSFAIFAVAFITRPIGSLIFMAIDRRYGRGTKLTAALFLLGGSTAAIAFMPGYATIGHYAAVVLVILRAAQGIALGGTWDGLASLLSLNAPPHQRGWYAMVPQLGAPLALLVASGLFAFFLLTLSEADFLDWGWRYPFFVAFAINVVALFARLRIVVTHEFERLFEQKDLVPSQVLPTVKAEGRNIIIGAFAPLASFALFHMVTVFPLSWVVLFTDQPIDRFLVIEMIGASVGLLAIVVSGFIADQIGRRSLLGWSALGIAIFAVVAPLLLNGGDLGEVAFMILGFMLLGLAFGQSSGVVASNFATEARYTSSALTSDLAWLVGAGFAPLLALLLSVKFGLAASGIYLLSGAIATMVALYVNKELAARDR from the coding sequence ATGACTTCACAGGCCATTGCCTTCACCTCCAGTTCGCTTGAGGATGATGCGCGCAAAATCAATGCACGCGACCACAGCATTGCACCGGGAGACATCTCCATTGGTGTGATCATTGGCCGCACCTCCGAATTTTTCGACTTCTTCGTTTACGCCATTGCTTCGGTTATCGTTTTTCCGAACCTGGTCTTTCCCTATGTCGATGCCCTGACGGGCACGCTCTATTCCTTCGCGATCTTCGCCGTCGCCTTCATCACGCGTCCGATCGGGTCGCTGATCTTCATGGCGATCGACCGGCGCTATGGCCGCGGGACCAAATTGACGGCGGCCCTGTTCCTGCTGGGCGGGTCGACCGCGGCGATCGCCTTTATGCCCGGTTATGCGACGATTGGCCACTATGCCGCTGTCGTTCTGGTGATCCTGCGCGCGGCGCAGGGCATTGCGCTGGGCGGGACATGGGATGGCCTGGCGTCGCTGCTGTCGCTCAACGCGCCGCCGCACCAGCGTGGCTGGTATGCGATGGTGCCGCAGCTCGGCGCGCCGCTGGCGCTGCTGGTGGCGAGCGGCCTGTTCGCCTTCTTCCTGCTGACGCTGTCGGAAGCGGACTTCCTCGACTGGGGCTGGCGCTATCCCTTCTTCGTCGCCTTCGCGATCAACGTCGTGGCGCTGTTCGCCCGGCTGCGCATCGTGGTGACGCATGAGTTCGAGCGTTTGTTCGAGCAGAAGGATCTGGTGCCGTCGCAGGTGCTGCCGACGGTCAAGGCGGAAGGGCGCAACATCATCATCGGTGCGTTCGCGCCGCTGGCGAGCTTTGCCCTGTTCCATATGGTCACGGTGTTTCCGCTCAGCTGGGTGGTGCTGTTCACCGATCAGCCGATCGATCGCTTCCTGGTGATCGAGATGATCGGCGCATCGGTCGGCCTGCTGGCGATCGTGGTGTCGGGCTTCATCGCCGACCAGATCGGTCGTCGCTCGCTGCTCGGCTGGTCGGCCCTGGGCATCGCGATCTTCGCGGTGGTGGCGCCGCTGCTGCTCAATGGCGGGGATCTGGGCGAGGTCGCCTTCATGATCCTGGGCTTCATGCTGCTGGGCCTGGCCTTTGGCCAGTCGTCGGGCGTGGTCGCCTCCAACTTCGCGACCGAGGCGCGCTATACCAGTTCGGCGCTGACGTCGGATCTGGCCTGGCTGGTCGGTGCCGGCTTTGCGCCGCTGCTGGCGCTGCTGCTGTCGGTGAAGTTCGGCCTGGCCGCGTCGGGCATCTACCTGCTGTCGGGCGCGATTGCGACGATGGTGGCGCTCTACGTCAACAAGGAACTGGCGGCGCGGGATCGCTGA